Proteins encoded in a region of the Panicum hallii strain FIL2 chromosome 3, PHallii_v3.1, whole genome shotgun sequence genome:
- the LOC112886669 gene encoding laccase-13-like, producing MASSSAVPSSASAAAAVAVAAAVLLLAAIGAQAETRKYQFDVRMASVTRLCGTKSIVTVNGQYPGPTLFAREGDHVEVAVVNRSPYNVSLHWHGVRQLLSGWADGPSYITQCPIQPGGSYVYRYQIVGQRGTLWWHAHISWLRATLYGPIVILPPAGVPYPFPKPDEEVPLMLGEWWRNDTEAVIAQALRTGGGPDISDAYTINGLPGPLYNCSAPQDTFRLKVRPGRTYMLRLINAALNDELFFSVANHTLTVVDVDALYVKPFTIDTLVIAPGQTSNVLLAAKPAYPGARYYMEARPYTNTQGTFDNTTVAGILEYEDPSSAAASSSNLPIFAPTLPQINDTNFVANYTAKLRSLASATYPAAVPQSIDRRFFFTVGLGTHPCAVNGTCQGPNGSRFAASINNVSFVLPTTALLQAHFAGRSNGVYATDFPAVPLMPFNYTGPPPNNTNVMNGTKVVVLPFGTTVELVLQDTSILGAESHPLHLHGFNFYVVGQGFGNFDPASDPAKFNLVDPVERNTVGVPAGGWVAIRFRADNPGVWFMHCHLEVHMSWGLKMAWLVQDGSLPNQKLPPPPSDLPQC from the exons CATCGGAGCCCAGGCCGAGACGAGAAAGTACCAGTTCGAT GTGCGGATGGCGAGCGTGACGCGGCTGTGCGGCACGAAGAGCATCGTGACGGTGAACGGGCAGTACCCGGGCCCGACGCTGTTCGCGCGGGAGGGCGACCACGTCGAGGTCGCCGTGGTCAACCGCTCCCCCTACAACGTCAGCCTCCACTGGCACGGCGTGCGGCAGCTGCTCAGCGGGTGGGCGGACGGGCCCTCCTACATCACGCAGTGCCCCATCCAGCCCGGCGGGAGCTACGTCTACCGCTACCAGATCGTGGGGCAGCGCGGCACGCTGTGGTGGCACGCCCACATCTCCTGGCTCCGCGCCACCCTCTACGGGCCCATCGTCATCCTGCCCCCCGCCGGCGTGCCCTACCCGTTCCCCAAGCCCGACGAGGAGGTGCCCCTCATGCTCGGCGAGTGGTGGAGGAACGACACCGAGGCGGTCATCGCGCAGGCGCTGCGGACCGGCGGCGGGCCCGACATTTCCGACGCCTACACCATCAACGGGCTCCCCGGGCCTCTCTACAACTGCTCGGCGCCGCAGGACACGTTCAGGCTGAAGGTGAGGCCCGGCAGGACGTACATGCTCCGGCTCATCAACGCCGCGCTCAACGACGAGCTCTTCTTCTCCGTCGCCAACCACACGCTCACCGTCGTCGACGTCGACGCGCTCTACGTCAAGCCCTTCACCATCGACACCCTCGTCATCGCGCCGGGGCAGACCAGCAACGTGCTCCTAGCCGCCAAGCCGGCGTACCCGGGCGCGCGATACTACATGGAGGCGCGGCCCTACACCAACACGCAGGGCACCTTCGACAACACCACCGTCGCCGGGATCCTCGAGTACGAGgacccctcctccgccgccgccagcagcagcaaccTCCCAATCTTCGCGCCGACCCTGCCGCAAATCAACGACACCAACTTCGTGGCCAACTATACCGCCAAGCTCCGCAGCCTCGCGAGCGCCACGTACCCTGCGGCGGTGCCCCAGAGCATCGACCGGCGCTTCTTCTTCACCGTGGGGCTCGGCACGCACCCGTGCGCCGTCAATGGGACCTGCCAGGGCCCCAACGGGTCCCGGTTCGCGGCGTCCATCAACAACGTCTCCTTCGTGCTGCCCACGACGGCGCTGCTGCAGGCGCACTTCGCCGGCAGGTCCAACGGCGTCTACGCCACCGACTTCCCCGCCGTCCCGCTGATGCCGTTCAACTACACCGGCCCGCCGCCGAACAACACCAACGTGATGAACGGGACCAAGGTGGTGGTGCTGCCGTTCGGCACCACCGTGGAGCTGGTGCTCCAGGACACCAGCATCCTGGGCGCCGAGAGCCACCCGCTGCACCTGCACGGCTTCAACTTCTACGTCGTCGGCCAGGGGTTCGGCAACTTCGACCCCGCCAGCGACCCGGCCAAGTTCAACCTCGTCGACCCCGTCGAGCGCAACACCGTCGGCGTGCCCGCCGGCGGATGGGTCGCCATCCGCTTCCGTGCCGACAACCCAG GCGTGTGGTTCATGCATTGCCACCTTGAGGTGCACATGAGCTGGGGGTTGAAGATGGCGTGGCTGGTGCAGGACGGGAGCCTGCCGAACCAGAAGCTGCCGCCTCCACCGTCGGATCTGCCTCAATGCTAG